Within the Rosa rugosa chromosome 2, drRosRugo1.1, whole genome shotgun sequence genome, the region TCCTGCACCACTTTTGTAGCCGTGAACCACCGCAGCGCCACCAGCAAACAACTCTTGCTGACCGAGATCACAAGCCTGCAATAATCGTGCACCAGGATCAAAAGCATCGTTGCAATCCTAGCAAACAGCctttgagaaaatttccaagTAAGCTTTATTAAATGTTCTGCTTTCTTTAAATTCTCGCTTTATGTTCTTTGGAGATTCTTatatcccttcttctacctcccacctttcttataacgtgagATTCTAAGCCAAactatgggggttcgtgctaCTCCGAACATAGGTTCGTTGAGAATTTGAACAATCGAccattaaacatcattgttttggtctaatccaaaactCTTGAAAATTAGTTTCATGATAGCATTTTGCGGTCAgaaatttactttatttttgtggaAGCATTTAAGGCTCCAAAATATTAGCTCAACTTTGCCCCATGGACACTACTCGTGTATATGGTTGAAAATAACCCTAGAAATTTATGGGTTGCGCTTGAAGAGCGTTTTGAGAATGTCTAGGACTCCCAGCTCCTCAAACGGTATGACAAATGGAACAATCTCGGCTTCGCTGACTTTAAGTTCGTGATTGAATACAATTCGGAATTCCTCTACATCAGATCAATAATGCAATTTTGTAATCAGATTATTACAGAAGAgtaattgattgagaaaactctctctaccttccccgtctctgttATGATGGTATGTAAGCAATATCGAATCGATATGAATGCTGGAAGGATCATGAGATTTCCTCAACTGATTACAGAGATGTCTGTTGCTGAGAAGCACAGCAATATTGTcatgaagaattataattcccGACTCCTTGGAGCTAAGGTTATTCCGGAGTTGAATTATATTGGACGCCCCTAAGAGAGGTCGTCCTGAGCAAAACTTCAAACCTAAAGAGGAATCGATCCGATCCATTCGATCGCTCAGCAAAAGAAGGAAGCCACTGGAACAACCAGCGGAACCTCGGCCGTGGAGGTCACCGTGGACAGCGATGAGCCACCACCAATAGTGGCGTCGCCGGTTTTAAGGGGTCATGGCATGTGCGCGAATCCCACATCTCAGTCAAAGAGGGACAACCAAAATTTTATGAATAGTGAGATGTGTTTCTGATGTGGAGCATATGATCATTGGGTAGATGTATGTCGAGCACCAAATGTGGTAGCTAATGCATAAAGGACCATGAAAAACGCAAGAGAATCCCTTCATGTCTAACGTGGTGAAGATGTCGAGCTCGAGGTTGTAGACTTTACTTTTGCCAAAGTCAAAGACATGAATGTTGAATATGATGACTAGAACCTCGTTTATCTTTCAAGAAATTTTGTAATGGCTTTTGCCTTACTATTAGTAACATTGGTCATAACTCTTTTCCgactaggctcatccaattaAATGTCATGTCTAGGCAAGGTCTGAACAAGAAAAGTGTTTTCATGTGAGTCTAACTTCACTAAAATCTTCCTACCTTACCTAGTCGTGGctgattggagttaccgaaagaattGAGTGATGACCattattttgaatttatttggattagattctttTCGAGACTTGAATTCGATGTAATTCGTTGGCTATATTAAGCTTTATAGATATTTGAGCCAAGGTATATCATGAGGAAACACATTGTGAAAATGGGAATgaattcctttgcaatacctctaatgattgcggatgTAAGCGCATCTTGGAGAAACTTatatgtctctctagtggactctatgttaccactattcgagctattaaatccaacaatgtcataagagatgacttatgggattctgacacatattggATTTAGCACAATAAGTTAGGTCATCCTgatcgtgatatgatgatccatatTCTTAAGACTTCACACGAACATCTTTTCTATCAAGCTACACGAAGaaagaatcaaaagttgattcatggaGACTCTCGGACAACCGCTGCGCCTTCAGCCGCTGCCGCTGTCCCTTTGCGGCCATCGTCCACCTCTGTCAAAGCCAAATGAGATAGTTGGTTTCTGTGAGCTTGAGAAAATGAGCAACATTAGGACCGGGAAGGGAGGAGTCTGTGGTAACCATAGAatgaaggaggaggagagacgGGAACAAAAGATTCTTCTTCGTTAGAAGCTTTgtagctctgataccatgaagaaATTGAGAACTGAACGATTAAACCAAATCAACAcctaaaagaaattgaaaaaatagaacaagaaaaatTAGAGAAAACCATGGATAATCGTACCTGAATGAAATGAAGATCTTCACTAAAACGATTTGAATTTTGCTATTGGGTGGCTAATCTTGGCAAAATCAGTGCTTCTAAGTCACCAAATCACAATCATCACCAATGTGGTGTGGCCATTGTTCTCTTTTCCAGTAGTGATCTTTGTATCCCGGGGAAGCAGACAATATGGCAAATGCTGTTTTGGGGCTTTCAATGCAAAGAAACAACAAGTTATGCTAAATGAAAGTGTAGATCAAACAAGCGCATTTGTTTCCCCttgaatggaaaaataaaaCTTATAGTTACTAGGGATTCAGTGGAAAAAGCTATAATAGCCAAGAAACTGAATTAGAAGCAACCTTGGAGAAAGAAAGGCAGCCTTACATACATTGTTAAAAATAACTATTCAAGAGATGATCATCGAAACTAATAACTACTCTGCAGATATcataatatacatatataacaaGCTTGCTCTtacatagaaaaaaaaaaaaaaaaacaataagatCCTAGCTTGCAGTTCTGAAATGAAACGAAACACCCTGCGCTAGCTAGTTCTTAGTGATTTATGCTACCAAATAGCTGAAAACAGATTTAATAAGCCTTACTAAGCTTATCTTAAGTATATCAAAAAGACCAGAACAGAATCATAAACTAAAATTGGAAAACTGAAATGCATGAGTCTACAATACACAGTTTCCTCATACCTCACAAGACATTTCCGATTACGTACTCTGTTAGGACTATTGTTCTATAATTACAATATTACATATTGTATTGGGCTGATATGTTGAGTTATCTAAATGGGCTGAGTTTCCATCTTGGGCTCTACAATTATATAGTTGATTGGGCTCGGGTTGGGTCATTCAGTAGATGGGTGTGTGTAGGGTTGTTTGCAGATAGAATTATATAAGCAATCTGCCTCCATTGTAAAAGATAATCGATGAATATGAATATTGTCTAGCTTATTTCCTTTCATTTTCTGGAATTTACTTCTTCTATTTCCTTTTATGGATTCTGATCCTAACATACTCCTTGTTGAAAAAGCATCTAATCTtctgcaaacaaaaataaaagtaacTTTAAAGGGTTGATGATGTCAGATACATTGATCACAATATAAAAGGGTTAATAAGCTTTCCTTTTGTGGGTAATGAAAAATCTCTAGTGGATGACTCTGTCTGTCCCCATTCCATAACTAGTCGACAACAATTTCCAAAAccttgaagaaaagaaagaaaaatattacaaaGAGACTCTCCTGGAAATGGATCCTCTAATGTACTTTAAATCTTTAATCATAGACTATATTACAAACGGTGATCCGCTTTCAGCACACCATAAACACCAAAAAAAAGGTGTGATGAACGCACAACTCATTTGCTCAATAAAGCACGTAAAGTCTCACCAAATGTTTGCTCAATTGAGTTGAAACTCAAAATCCTAAACtctaacaacaacaaaaaaaaatcgtaGCACCACATATCCTTCATGGATACAGTAAGATGCATTGCAGAGCATGAGAAAATATATGGCATCACAGATTCACTGCCCTTATCGAGTTGCATCTGAGTTGATGAGGCCACCTTTAATATCTGTTTTGTGACTGTTCTATCAAATCAGTGGTTTCCATCATTAAAATGGTATGTTACACTATTGTGATGAGTGATGACTCATGAGGACACCAATGCTTTAGTATGTAGTCATATTAGGCATTAGATTTTCACTATACACCGATTCTGAACCTCAGATGACATCTTCTGCTGCACTACTCTGTTTCTATATCAGTCGATGTCTCTTGGAAAGTTCAAAGGTTGCCTTCATTAATAAATTGGATACATACCAGAAAGAAATGGAGCAGACGATTCAAAGAACACTGCCGATTCTAACAAGTCATATTCAAACAACTCTTTGTTTCTgtactttttcttcttcgtttttgTCTTCCTCTTCTTACAATTTCTTCTTCCAGTAGTTAGAAGATGTATTGCAAAAACCAGAGACCAGAGACCAAATCAAACTTATGCCAGATTCAACAGTAAACTAGTACTTCATAATCATAAACCAAATTTAATACCAAAGTTATACAGcgctttgaaaagaaaaaggggaGAATTGTAAGGCGGTAGCCTATTGGGCCAGCTTTCACCACATATAAAAGCTGCATAAAAGGCAGCTGAGCGACAACATATACGGGAGGATCCAGACCCCAGAACAGAACTTAACAAATCCGCAACACAATACAGCAACCTACAGTGGGGTGGTGCTAAGCAATATACAATAGTTACATATCTAAACACAACTACAACAATTGGccgaaaaaaggaaaagaaaaaacatgcaCAAACAACTACAACAGTTGCTGCTCTTCCAAGTCCCCAAATTGAGAGGCCGTGATATACAGATAACAACTGCTAAAGCCCACCTACATTGTTTCCACAACTGAAGTAAAGTTCTTGTGCACTAAGCTTTTTACCTTCAAGGTTGGAAAGATGTTGTATTTGCCAATTCGTGCGAGTCAATTCTAACAGTCAAGCATTTCAAGTCCTAGAAGGTGCCCAACACGCGGAAGCATACAGAATTCTGCCCTTCCATTCATGCAGCATCCAGTGGCCATCTTCATCAACCACAAAAGAAGGGTGGTACCCCATTTTTACCTTATCCTTTATTTTGTTCATGACTTCACGGTCCAATGGCAGCTGTCTGAACCCAGCCCTCATGTTTCGAATCTGCCACTGCTTGTATGTTTCTGGCCTAACAATTCTTTGAAAGCCCTCACAAGCTACTATATTCACAACTTCACGTCCAATAAACTCTTTCTCAAACCCCAATCTCATCTGATCTTCACGAGGCAAATTGGTATCCAACATATCAAACAATGCAGAGAAGTGGAATAGTGCCTCTCGGAAGCGTGGAACAAAGAAGGGTGCATGATGGGATCCATTAACAACACTTTGGACAAAGACATCAGGATTCAAATTCCTAATTAAATTTAGAACAGTATCCCTTGGACTGTTTACCACAACTGTCTCATCAAGGAGGTACTTGAATCGGTTGAGACAATTAACAGCAAGCACCTCATTTCTTTGAACTCTAAGGTCATCAAATTGGATAGTTTCCCATTTTTTGGCTAAGCCATAGTACTCAAAATGAACATTAAATCGCCTACAATACTTTGCCAAGCGATGCCCTGTCTCTTGGATTCCTTCTTCTGGTCGAAAACCACTTGAGGGAAACTCTAACCCTGTAATGCGTAATTTGGGAGGTCCACCAGGTCTTCTTGAGAGGCCATGAATGAGAGCTGGCCATTGAAAACCATAACGGATACCAAAATCTATTATATGTAGTGTTTCTGCTTTCTCAGCAGCTTTTAAAATCATATCGTTTGCAAAGATCATCAACAACTTCATGAATGGGCAGACTGCAATATAAGCTCGGTAAAACTTCAGTGAATCAGCAGCTGACATTCGTTTAGTAGTTAAAGCAGTATATATTTGAGGTCCTGTGCCAGCCAACCGCGCTTGAAGAGCATTTGCAAAGCAATGAGCCAACCTCTGAGTACAATCACCAAATGGGGAAGAGTGCTGCATAATCTGCTTTAGTAGCTCACTAGCAGTCTCGCGGTCATCAACAGATACAGCTTGTGCACATGAAATCAGAAGAGCCCTCAAATCTATCACTTCCTTCTTGTTGCCTTGATTCTTGCCGCAAAACTTCCCATTACCAATTCCAACAGATAGCCCATCCTGCTGCAGGCTATTGTTTGCTCCATTCTGACTGACTTGATCGTCTTTACTCTTGATAGGCTTGGAGAGCAACACCTTGTCAAAGATATCAGACAGCTCACCCTCCTCACCATCCATATAAACCGCCGATTGCTTGTTACTCCTCCCATCCTCCAAATCTATATCTTCCCTTTGATGATTTTTCTTTCCTCTAGAACCAACACGAAAATGCTCACTCCCATTCTTCTGGGTCGTAACTACCACATCTCCAGCCTTTCTATCCGCCACAGCATACGGCTTGTTGCCCTCCGCACTAATCAATTGACCTCTAGGAAGAAACTTACTACCCTCCTCTGCCCCTAGGTTAAATTGCAATAACAATTCACTCTTACTAAGCACATCAGGAACAATTAGCTCACTCCTATAAGAACCCAGCATCCCATTCCCATACACATTTTGATCAACACAAAGAGGGTTTAGGTCTTGGGAAGTTGGGTTCTTCCCTCCTCCAATAATCTCATGAAGAGACTCCTCAGTGGCTTGAAGAGCCAAAGGGTCATGGAACATACAGGGTTTTGATTC harbors:
- the LOC133732149 gene encoding scarecrow-like protein 14 codes for the protein MDPRFSEFPNFNDQTLLPDMLSEYPSSDPSQDLSFLDPNPSNSSSSLSPEGDDGEFSDSVLKYINQVLIKEDMESKPCMFHDPLALQATEESLHEIIGGGKNPTSQDLNPLCVDQNVYGNGMLGSYRSELIVPDVLSKSELLLQFNLGAEEGSKFLPRGQLISAEGNKPYAVADRKAGDVVVTTQKNGSEHFRVGSRGKKNHQREDIDLEDGRSNKQSAVYMDGEEGELSDIFDKVLLSKPIKSKDDQVSQNGANNSLQQDGLSVGIGNGKFCGKNQGNKKEVIDLRALLISCAQAVSVDDRETASELLKQIMQHSSPFGDCTQRLAHCFANALQARLAGTGPQIYTALTTKRMSAADSLKFYRAYIAVCPFMKLLMIFANDMILKAAEKAETLHIIDFGIRYGFQWPALIHGLSRRPGGPPKLRITGLEFPSSGFRPEEGIQETGHRLAKYCRRFNVHFEYYGLAKKWETIQFDDLRVQRNEVLAVNCLNRFKYLLDETVVVNSPRDTVLNLIRNLNPDVFVQSVVNGSHHAPFFVPRFREALFHFSALFDMLDTNLPREDQMRLGFEKEFIGREVVNIVACEGFQRIVRPETYKQWQIRNMRAGFRQLPLDREVMNKIKDKVKMGYHPSFVVDEDGHWMLHEWKGRILYASACWAPSRT